The Antennarius striatus isolate MH-2024 chromosome 11, ASM4005453v1, whole genome shotgun sequence genome window below encodes:
- the inpp5f gene encoding phosphatidylinositide phosphatase SAC2 isoform X2, translating into MELFQAKDEYILQSGDRALWCSRRDGTMTVRPATDLLLAWNPVCLGLVEGVIGKIQLHTDLPLGLVLIRQKALVGHLPGNHKVYKITKIAVIPLSEEEPQELELELCKKHHFGIDRPEKLAQSPDESKFLMKTFSQIKSNVAVPIKKKVKENKEKERLERRLLDELYKIFMDSDSFYYSPTYDLTNSVQRQGELDTSSLPLWKQVDDRFFWNKHMIQDLIDLQVPEVDFWVIPIIQGFVQVEELVVNYNETSDEERSSPETPPQEVTCVDDIYPRFTVALISRRSRHRAGMRYKRRGVDTDGHVANYVETEQLIHVHSHTLSFVQTRGSVPVFWSQAGYRYNPRPRLEKGEKETMPYFASHFEQQLDLYKSQVIINLVDQSGREKIIGDSYMKQVLLYNNPKLTYVSFDFHEHCRGMKFENVQILTDAISDIISDMKWAWVDQAGVICKQEGIFRVNCMDCLDRTNVVQAALARVVMEQQLKKLGVMPPEQPLPVKCYRIYQIMWANNGDTISRQYAGTAALKGDFTRTGERKLAGVMKDGVNSANRYYLNRFRDAYRQAVIDLMMGLPVTEDLYSIFSKEKEHEEKEKESQRGVQEQVSLLLQTYMQLLLPDDEQFHGGWALINCDISIVDATSKDVDVLLLLSDKAYYIAYYDEEADKVNQYQRLNLEGLEKIEIGPEPTLFGKPKFCCMRLHYRNEDTSGYFHTLRAATRNPEDDGKDTLQCIAEMLCITRQAMGLDMLVVREVKKLERRQSKPQEDIMGIQNKPADQVQGSSGLAQGKSYLLNKFSSLNQRVKQTKLGNFSKPDVKVNFLKPSMHVTLWKSDSSLEKSENKDKDICRELSEASSDSDSYNSDPDHPCSGSLENVDYVLPSCGIVATNPRLGSRSQSIGSVELNIPSIVRVTGCEGKQECPPQASDDKSPGAASVAEEAILIDFGTPIDAYCHQFVQDAHTQPVEVFGERPLITFPTLNLEEHVQNKIPADSDKQPSSALQPQEDPQLPRPSQLDFESSTSSSNHLTIQKPSSAASGGSLRSLGSHIEGSLGPSPADSNGSRVVSPFAKIKSSMVQVASLTQAGLTQGINFAVAKVQKSPEPDGVTEAQENELKAMFTQCQTRIIQI; encoded by the exons ATCTGCCTCTCGGCCTGGTATTAATCCGCCAGAAAGCGCTCGTGGGCCATTTACCAGGGAACCACAAAGTCTACAAGATCACCAAGATAGCTGTTATTCCTCTGTCTGAGGAAGAGCCtcaggagctggagctggag CTTTGTAAGAAGCATCACTTTGGAATCGACAGACCAGAGAAACTGGCCCAATCTCCTGATGAGTCAAAGTTCCTGATGAAGACTTTCAGTCAGATCAAATCTAACGTGGCGGTGCCCATAAAGAAAAag gtcaaggaaaacaaagaaaaagaacgcTTGGAGAGGCGGCTGCTGGATGAGCTCTACAAGATATTCATGGACTCGGACTCCTTCTACTACAGCCCGACCTACGACCTGACAAACAGTGTTCAGCGTCAGGGAGAACTGGATACGTCCAGTTTGCCCTTATGGAAGCAG GTTGATGACCGTTTCTTCTGGAATAAACATATGATCCAAGACCTTATTGACCTTCAG GTCCCAGAGGTGGACTTCTGGGTGATCCCGATCATCCAGGGCTTCGTAcaggtggaggagctggtggtgaACTACAACGAGACGTCTGATGAAGAACGGAGCAGCCCCGAGACCCCCCCGCAGGAGGTCACCTGTGTTGATGACATCTACCCTCGCTTCACCGTGGCGCTGATCTCCAGACGTAGCCGCCACCGCGCAG GCATGCGATACAAACGCAGAGGGGTGGACACCGACGGTCACGTCGCTAACTATGTTGAGACGGAGCAGCTGATCCACGTCCACAGCCACACGCTGTCCTTTGTCCAGACCCGGGGCTCGGTGCCGGTCTTCTGGAGCCAGGCTGGGTACCGGTACAATCCCCGGCCACGCTTGGAGAAAG GAGAGAAGGAGACCATGCCATACTTTGCTTCTCACTTTGAACAACAGCTTGACCTTTACAAGTCCCAG GTCATCATTAACTTGGTGGATCAAAGCGGACGGGAGAAGATAATTGGTGATTCATATATGAAGCAAGTCTTGCTTTACAATAACCCAAAGCTCACATACGTTTCATTTGACTTCCATGAGCACTG CCGAGGAATGAAGTTTGAGAATGTGCAAATCCTCACAGATgcgatctctgatatcatcagCGACATGAAGTGGGCATG GGTGGATCAGGCAGGAGTCATTTGCAAGCAGGAGGGCATCTTCAGAGTCAACTGTATGGACTGCCTCGACAGGACCAATGTGGTTCAGGCCGCTCTGGCTCGGGTGGTGATGGAACAACAG CTGAAGAAACTGGGTGTGATGCCTCCGGAACAGCCTCTGCCTGTCAAATGCTACAGGATTTATCAGATCATGTGGGCCAACAATGGCGACACCATCAGCAGACAGTACGCAGGCACAGCAGCACTGAAG GGAGATTTCACCAGGACGGGGGAGAGGAAGCTGGCGGGTGTGATGAAGGATGGTGTGAACTCAGCCAACCGTTACTACCTGAACCGCTTCAGGGACGCTTACAGACAAGCAGTCATTG ACCTGATGATGGGACTGCCAGTGACCGAGGACCTTTACTCCATCTTCAGTAAGGAAAAGGAacatgaagagaaagagaaggagagccaGAGGGGCGTTCAGGAGCAGGTCAGCCTCCTGCTGCAGACCTACATGCAGCTGCTGCTCCCTGATGATGAACAGTTTCACGGAGGATGGGCCCTCATCAACTGTGACATAAG CATCGTCGATGCAACCAGCAAAGATGTagatgtgctgctgctgctgtctgacaAAGCCTATTACATTGCTTA CTACGATGAAGAAGCGGATAAAGTGAACCAATACCAGCGGCTCAATTTGGAGGGTTTGGAAAAGATTGAAATTG gtcCAGAGCCTACGCTGTTTGGGAAGCCCAAGTTCTGCTGTATGCGTTTGCATTACAGGAACGAAGACACCAGCGGATATTTTCACACACTGAGAGCAGCAACCCGGAATCCTGAGGATGACGGAAAAG ACACATTACAATGTATAGCAGAAATGCTTTGCATAACTCGACAGGCCATGGGGCTGGACATGCTGGTGGTCAGAGAGGTGAAGAAACTAGAAAG GCGGCAGAGTAAACCTCAGGAGGATATAATGGGCATCCAGAACAAACCTGCAGACCAGGTCCAGGGTAGTTCCGGTCTGGCTCAGGGCAAAAGTTACCTCCTCAACAAATTCTCTTCTCTCAATCAGAGAGTGAAACAGACCAAGCTGGGCAACTTCTCCAAGCCTGACGTTAAGGTCAACTTCTTAAAGCCATCTATGCATGTCACTTTGTGGAAGTCGGACAGCAGCTTGGAGAAATCAGAAAACAAAGATAAAGATATCTGTCGCGAACTTTCTGAAGcctcctctgactctgactcctaTAATTCTGATCCGGATCACCCGTGTTCTGGTTCTTTAGAAAATGTGGACTATGTGCTGCCCAGCTGTGGCATCGTAGCAACAAACCCTCGACTGGGCAGTCGTTCTCAATCTATTGGTAGCGTGGAGCTGAATATCCCCTCCATCGTGCGAGTCACTGGCTGTGAGGGGAAGCAGGAATGTCCCCCTCAAGCCAGTGATGACAAGTCCCCAGGAGCGGCCTCAGTGGCTGAAGAGGCCATCCTCATTGACTTCGGTACTCCCATTGACGCCTACTGCCACCAGTTTGTccaggatgcacacacacaacctgttgAGGTATTCGGAGAGCGACCGCTAATCACATTCCCGACGCTCAACCTTGAAGAGCATGTGCAGAATAAGATCCCAGCGGACTCCGACAAACAGCCAAGCTCTGCGCTGCAACCTCAAGAGGATCCCCAGCTCCCGAGGCCATCCCAGCTGGATTTCGAGTCCTCAACCTCCAGTTCCAACCACCTCACCATCCAGAAACCGAGCTCCGCAGCCTCAGGAGGCTCTCTAAGGAGTCTGGGTTCTCATATAGAAGGCAGCCTCGGCCCTTCACCCGCCGATAGCAATGGAAGCCGAGTGGTGTCCCCTTTTGCCAAGATCAAGAGCTCCATGGTCCAGGTGGCCAGTCTCACCCAGGCTGGACTCACCCAGGGCATCAACTTCGCCGTGGCAAAGGTGCAAAAGAGCCCCGAGCCAGACGGCGTGACTGAAGCCCAAGAGAACGAGCTGAAGGCAATGTTTACACAGTGCCAGACCAGGATCATTCAGATCTAG
- the inpp5f gene encoding phosphatidylinositide phosphatase SAC2 isoform X1, with the protein MELFQAKDEYILQSGDRALWCSRRDGTMTVRPATDLLLAWNPVCLGLVEGVIGKIQLHTDLPLGLVLIRQKALVGHLPGNHKVYKITKIAVIPLSEEEPQELELELCKKHHFGIDRPEKLAQSPDESKFLMKTFSQIKSNVAVPIKKKYSPAFQVKENKEKERLERRLLDELYKIFMDSDSFYYSPTYDLTNSVQRQGELDTSSLPLWKQVDDRFFWNKHMIQDLIDLQVPEVDFWVIPIIQGFVQVEELVVNYNETSDEERSSPETPPQEVTCVDDIYPRFTVALISRRSRHRAGMRYKRRGVDTDGHVANYVETEQLIHVHSHTLSFVQTRGSVPVFWSQAGYRYNPRPRLEKGEKETMPYFASHFEQQLDLYKSQVIINLVDQSGREKIIGDSYMKQVLLYNNPKLTYVSFDFHEHCRGMKFENVQILTDAISDIISDMKWAWVDQAGVICKQEGIFRVNCMDCLDRTNVVQAALARVVMEQQLKKLGVMPPEQPLPVKCYRIYQIMWANNGDTISRQYAGTAALKGDFTRTGERKLAGVMKDGVNSANRYYLNRFRDAYRQAVIDLMMGLPVTEDLYSIFSKEKEHEEKEKESQRGVQEQVSLLLQTYMQLLLPDDEQFHGGWALINCDISIVDATSKDVDVLLLLSDKAYYIAYYDEEADKVNQYQRLNLEGLEKIEIGPEPTLFGKPKFCCMRLHYRNEDTSGYFHTLRAATRNPEDDGKDTLQCIAEMLCITRQAMGLDMLVVREVKKLERRQSKPQEDIMGIQNKPADQVQGSSGLAQGKSYLLNKFSSLNQRVKQTKLGNFSKPDVKVNFLKPSMHVTLWKSDSSLEKSENKDKDICRELSEASSDSDSYNSDPDHPCSGSLENVDYVLPSCGIVATNPRLGSRSQSIGSVELNIPSIVRVTGCEGKQECPPQASDDKSPGAASVAEEAILIDFGTPIDAYCHQFVQDAHTQPVEVFGERPLITFPTLNLEEHVQNKIPADSDKQPSSALQPQEDPQLPRPSQLDFESSTSSSNHLTIQKPSSAASGGSLRSLGSHIEGSLGPSPADSNGSRVVSPFAKIKSSMVQVASLTQAGLTQGINFAVAKVQKSPEPDGVTEAQENELKAMFTQCQTRIIQI; encoded by the exons ATCTGCCTCTCGGCCTGGTATTAATCCGCCAGAAAGCGCTCGTGGGCCATTTACCAGGGAACCACAAAGTCTACAAGATCACCAAGATAGCTGTTATTCCTCTGTCTGAGGAAGAGCCtcaggagctggagctggag CTTTGTAAGAAGCATCACTTTGGAATCGACAGACCAGAGAAACTGGCCCAATCTCCTGATGAGTCAAAGTTCCTGATGAAGACTTTCAGTCAGATCAAATCTAACGTGGCGGTGCCCATAAAGAAAAag TATTCCCCTGCCTTCCAGgtcaaggaaaacaaagaaaaagaacgcTTGGAGAGGCGGCTGCTGGATGAGCTCTACAAGATATTCATGGACTCGGACTCCTTCTACTACAGCCCGACCTACGACCTGACAAACAGTGTTCAGCGTCAGGGAGAACTGGATACGTCCAGTTTGCCCTTATGGAAGCAG GTTGATGACCGTTTCTTCTGGAATAAACATATGATCCAAGACCTTATTGACCTTCAG GTCCCAGAGGTGGACTTCTGGGTGATCCCGATCATCCAGGGCTTCGTAcaggtggaggagctggtggtgaACTACAACGAGACGTCTGATGAAGAACGGAGCAGCCCCGAGACCCCCCCGCAGGAGGTCACCTGTGTTGATGACATCTACCCTCGCTTCACCGTGGCGCTGATCTCCAGACGTAGCCGCCACCGCGCAG GCATGCGATACAAACGCAGAGGGGTGGACACCGACGGTCACGTCGCTAACTATGTTGAGACGGAGCAGCTGATCCACGTCCACAGCCACACGCTGTCCTTTGTCCAGACCCGGGGCTCGGTGCCGGTCTTCTGGAGCCAGGCTGGGTACCGGTACAATCCCCGGCCACGCTTGGAGAAAG GAGAGAAGGAGACCATGCCATACTTTGCTTCTCACTTTGAACAACAGCTTGACCTTTACAAGTCCCAG GTCATCATTAACTTGGTGGATCAAAGCGGACGGGAGAAGATAATTGGTGATTCATATATGAAGCAAGTCTTGCTTTACAATAACCCAAAGCTCACATACGTTTCATTTGACTTCCATGAGCACTG CCGAGGAATGAAGTTTGAGAATGTGCAAATCCTCACAGATgcgatctctgatatcatcagCGACATGAAGTGGGCATG GGTGGATCAGGCAGGAGTCATTTGCAAGCAGGAGGGCATCTTCAGAGTCAACTGTATGGACTGCCTCGACAGGACCAATGTGGTTCAGGCCGCTCTGGCTCGGGTGGTGATGGAACAACAG CTGAAGAAACTGGGTGTGATGCCTCCGGAACAGCCTCTGCCTGTCAAATGCTACAGGATTTATCAGATCATGTGGGCCAACAATGGCGACACCATCAGCAGACAGTACGCAGGCACAGCAGCACTGAAG GGAGATTTCACCAGGACGGGGGAGAGGAAGCTGGCGGGTGTGATGAAGGATGGTGTGAACTCAGCCAACCGTTACTACCTGAACCGCTTCAGGGACGCTTACAGACAAGCAGTCATTG ACCTGATGATGGGACTGCCAGTGACCGAGGACCTTTACTCCATCTTCAGTAAGGAAAAGGAacatgaagagaaagagaaggagagccaGAGGGGCGTTCAGGAGCAGGTCAGCCTCCTGCTGCAGACCTACATGCAGCTGCTGCTCCCTGATGATGAACAGTTTCACGGAGGATGGGCCCTCATCAACTGTGACATAAG CATCGTCGATGCAACCAGCAAAGATGTagatgtgctgctgctgctgtctgacaAAGCCTATTACATTGCTTA CTACGATGAAGAAGCGGATAAAGTGAACCAATACCAGCGGCTCAATTTGGAGGGTTTGGAAAAGATTGAAATTG gtcCAGAGCCTACGCTGTTTGGGAAGCCCAAGTTCTGCTGTATGCGTTTGCATTACAGGAACGAAGACACCAGCGGATATTTTCACACACTGAGAGCAGCAACCCGGAATCCTGAGGATGACGGAAAAG ACACATTACAATGTATAGCAGAAATGCTTTGCATAACTCGACAGGCCATGGGGCTGGACATGCTGGTGGTCAGAGAGGTGAAGAAACTAGAAAG GCGGCAGAGTAAACCTCAGGAGGATATAATGGGCATCCAGAACAAACCTGCAGACCAGGTCCAGGGTAGTTCCGGTCTGGCTCAGGGCAAAAGTTACCTCCTCAACAAATTCTCTTCTCTCAATCAGAGAGTGAAACAGACCAAGCTGGGCAACTTCTCCAAGCCTGACGTTAAGGTCAACTTCTTAAAGCCATCTATGCATGTCACTTTGTGGAAGTCGGACAGCAGCTTGGAGAAATCAGAAAACAAAGATAAAGATATCTGTCGCGAACTTTCTGAAGcctcctctgactctgactcctaTAATTCTGATCCGGATCACCCGTGTTCTGGTTCTTTAGAAAATGTGGACTATGTGCTGCCCAGCTGTGGCATCGTAGCAACAAACCCTCGACTGGGCAGTCGTTCTCAATCTATTGGTAGCGTGGAGCTGAATATCCCCTCCATCGTGCGAGTCACTGGCTGTGAGGGGAAGCAGGAATGTCCCCCTCAAGCCAGTGATGACAAGTCCCCAGGAGCGGCCTCAGTGGCTGAAGAGGCCATCCTCATTGACTTCGGTACTCCCATTGACGCCTACTGCCACCAGTTTGTccaggatgcacacacacaacctgttgAGGTATTCGGAGAGCGACCGCTAATCACATTCCCGACGCTCAACCTTGAAGAGCATGTGCAGAATAAGATCCCAGCGGACTCCGACAAACAGCCAAGCTCTGCGCTGCAACCTCAAGAGGATCCCCAGCTCCCGAGGCCATCCCAGCTGGATTTCGAGTCCTCAACCTCCAGTTCCAACCACCTCACCATCCAGAAACCGAGCTCCGCAGCCTCAGGAGGCTCTCTAAGGAGTCTGGGTTCTCATATAGAAGGCAGCCTCGGCCCTTCACCCGCCGATAGCAATGGAAGCCGAGTGGTGTCCCCTTTTGCCAAGATCAAGAGCTCCATGGTCCAGGTGGCCAGTCTCACCCAGGCTGGACTCACCCAGGGCATCAACTTCGCCGTGGCAAAGGTGCAAAAGAGCCCCGAGCCAGACGGCGTGACTGAAGCCCAAGAGAACGAGCTGAAGGCAATGTTTACACAGTGCCAGACCAGGATCATTCAGATCTAG